From a region of the Alnus glutinosa chromosome 1, dhAlnGlut1.1, whole genome shotgun sequence genome:
- the LOC133871704 gene encoding disease resistance protein RPV1-like, with translation MAAQTQLLSPFEPRWNHDVFLSFRGEDTRKTFTDHLYTALVHAGIHTFRDDDELPRGNHISNELLKAIQGSRVSIVVFSKGYASSSWCLDELVEILHCKNTISQTFLPIFYDVNPSDVRRQTGSFAEAFSKHEERFQAEMERVQKWKATLTEAANYSGWDIQNIANGYESRFIEKIVEEVLRKVNNACLDIAKYPISIDYRAEKIKALLNLGTSDVRIVGIYGMGGIGKTTLAKAVYNQIYNGFEGSSCLLNIKEISEQLNGLVLLQEQLLSDVLKTKNLKIANVDRGINLIRERFCCKRVLVILDDVDHLKQLNSLAGSSEWFGPRSRIILTTRDEHLLTELEVHEKYKVEELNHEESLQLFSWHAFRIAHPIEDYRELSISIVNYVGGLPLALEILGSSLSGRSTIEWKTTLEKLQKHPHHEIQKILRMSFDSLDDDTVKDTFLDIACFFVGMDKDYAIKIFDGCGFFPDIGINILIERSLVTINDKNELRMHDLIRDMGREVVREMSPKNPGKRSRLWFRENVLDVLNKHLGSKAIEGLNLSLPALEVEDVQLKTEAFAKMKNLRLLQIDGAYLIGCYEHLSKELRWLHWHKCPLKFLPPNFHLENLVILDMQHSNVKQVWKENKVLNKLKVLNLKGSKCLTQSPNFLLVPHLEVLILEGCTSLVEVHESIGHLEKLVLLNLQGCENLKNLPESISNLESLETLNLPDCIKIVKLPKQLGNMVALTKLNLQGCKNLKNLPESISSLESLETLNLSFCIKIDKLPKQLGNMVGLTTLRLKGCTSLVEVHESIGHLEKLLVLDLQGCENLKNLPESISNLYSLMILDLSGCKKIDKLPKQLENMVALIYLVADGTQLNNCY, from the exons ATGGCTGCTCAAACCCAGCTTCTATCACCTTTCGAACCTCGTTGGAATCACGATGTCTTCTTGAGTTTCAGAGGTGAAGACACCCGCAAAACCTTCACCGATCACCTCTACACTGCCTTGGTGCATGCCGGAATTCACACATTCCGAGATGACGACGAGCTTCCTAGAGGGAACCACATCTCTAACGAACTGCTCAAAGCTATTCAAGGTTCAAGGGTTTCTATTGTGGTTTTCTCTAAAGGCTATGCTTCTTCCAGTTGGTGCCTTGATGAGCTTGTGGAGATCTTGCACTGTAAGAATACCATAAGCCAAACTTTTCTTCCCATATTTTATGACGTGAACCCCTCGGACGTGCGAAGACAGACCGGATCTTTTGCCGAAGCATTTTCTAAGCACGAAGAGCGGTTTCAAGCGGAGATGGAGAGGGTGCAGAAATGGAAAGCAACTCTTACTGAAGCTGCAAACTATTCCGGTTGGGATATCCAAAACATTGCAAACGG GTACGAATCAAGGTTCATCGAGAAAATTGTTGAAGAAGTTTTGCGTAAAGTGAACAATGCTTGCTTGGATATTGCCAAATATCCAATAAGTATAGATTATCGTGCTGAAAAGATTAAAGCTTTATTAAATCTTGGAACAAGTGATGTTCGCATTGTAGGCATCTATGGCATGGGTGGAATCGGTAAAACAACCTTAGCCAAAGCTGTTTATAACCAAATATATAATGGGTTTGAAGGAAGTAGTTGtcttttaaatattaaagaaatttcCGAACAACTCAATGGTTTAGTTCTTTTgcaagaacaacttctttcTGATGTCTTAAAAACCAAGAACTTGAAGATTGCCAATGTTGATAGAGGAATCAATTTGATTAGGGAaagattttgttgtaaaagaGTTCTTGTTATCCTTGATGATGTGGATCACTTGAAACAACTCAATTCATTAGCTGGAAGCTCTGAATGGTTTGGTCCAAGAAGTAGAATCATTTTAACAACTCGAGATGAACATTTGCTAACCGAACTTGAAGTGCATGAAAAATATAAGGTTGAGGAATTGAATCATGAGGAATCTCTTCAACTTTTTAGTTGGCATGCCTTTAGGATAGCTCATCCAATAGAAGATTACCGAGAGCTTTCAATTAGTATAGTTAATTATGTGGGAGGGCTTCCATTAGCTCTTGAAATTTTGGGTTCCTCTCTATCAGGAAGAAGCACTATTGAGTGGAAAACtacattggaaaaattacaaaaacatccTCACCATGAGATTCAGAAAATACTTAGAATGAGCTTTGATTCACTAGATGATGATACTGTGAAGGACACATTCCTTGATATTGCGTGTTTCTTTGTTGGCATGGACAAAGATTATGCCATCAAAATATTTGACGGTTGTGGTTTCTTTCCGGATATTGGTATTAATATTCTCATTGAGAGGTCTCTCGTGACAATCAATGACAAAAATGAGTTGAGGATGCATGATTTGATTCGCGATATGGGAAGGGAGGTTGTTCGAGAAATGTCACCCAAGAATCCTGGAAAACGCAGTAGATTGTGGTTTCGTGAGAATGTCTTAGATGTGCTTAACAAACATCTG GGATCAAAAGCAATAGAGGGTCTTAACCTAAGTCTACCTGCACTTGAAGTTGAAGATGTACAATTGAAAACTGAAGCATTTGCAAAGATGAAAAATTTAAGATTGCTCCAAATCGATGGTGCATATCTCATAGGATGCTATGAACATCTTTCCAAAGAGTTAAGATGGCTTCACTGGCATAAGTGCCCTCTGAAATTTCTACCACCAAATTTCCACCTAGAGAACCTTGTTATTCTCGACATGCAGCATAGTAATGTCAAACAAGTTTGGAAAGAGAACAAG GTACTCAACAAGTTAAAAGTTCTTAATCTCAAAGGTTCTAAATGTCTCACCCAATCGCCAAACTTCTTACTAGTCCCACATTTGGAGGTGCTGATACTTGAAGGTTGCACGAGTTTGGTTGAGGTACATGAATCCATTGGACATTTGGAAAAActtgttttattaaatttacaaGGATGTGAGAACTTGAAGAATCTTCCAGAAAGCATTTCTAACTTAGAATCTTTAGAGACTCTTAACTTGCCTGATTGCATAAAAATTGTCAAGTTACCAAAACAATTGGGGAATATGGTTGCTTTAACAAAGCTGAATTTACAAGGAtgcaaaaacttgaaaaatctTCCGGAAAGCATTTCTAGCTTAGAATCTTTAGAGACTCTTAACTTGTCATTCTGCATAAAAATTGACAAGTTACCAAAACAATTGGGGAATATGGTTGGTTTAACAACGTTGAGACTTAAAGGTTGCACGAGTTTGGTTGAGGTACATGAGTCCATTGGACATTTGGAAAAACTTCTTGTATTAGATTTACAAGGATGCGAGAACTTGAAGAATCTTCCGGAAAGTATTTCAAACTTGTATTCTTTAATGATTCTTGACTTGTCTGGCTGCAAAAAAATTGACAAGTTACCAAAACAATTGGAGAATATGGTTGCTTTAATATATCTGGTTGCTGATGGGACGCAATTGAACAACTGCTATTGA